A single window of Hylaeus volcanicus isolate JK05 chromosome 8, UHH_iyHylVolc1.0_haploid, whole genome shotgun sequence DNA harbors:
- the LOC128881553 gene encoding carboxylic ester hydrolase-like isoform X1, which translates to MDQRDLQGSNLSWSFADISVISSSNHRPEDFSASKMSTPWCLLFLLGSVTFTWGLEDGPRVRTPLGAVKGRYKLAGNGRQYEAYEGIPYALPPIGKLRFKPPHRLPPWVGELSATKFGSRCLQYTQTPQPPQYEKVIGAEDCLYLNVYVPAHERTTTKPMPVIFWIHGGAFQFGSGQDMGAKYLMDYDVVVVTINYRLGILGFLSTENEVVPGNMGLKDQSMALRWVSENIEWFGGDPKKVTLAGLSAGGASVHYHYLSPMSAGLFQGGISISGTTFDCWTQAENMLEKSKRVAALMGCPTGNTREMVRCLRYRPPTAMVESTSEFMRFYYNPFTPFGPVPERYGDEPFIDRTPVEIVSSGDVHDIPWITGVTSEEGLYPVAEFVAIPEALKTLEDNWDVLAPDFLDYNYTLPKEKHVEVARLIKKQYFGTKKIDETTTKPLIKVAGDRFFVVDSEKAARMQASVNKQPVWYYYFSYRGAHSLSEYESKSTTNYGVSHGDDAFTVLDTPYFDATTTLNDRKMQQLLIELWISFATNGVPNMGGIEWPRLNPNEKALNYLHIAGPDKISMESDANFGQKDFWNSIKFNENVLSSPSDGRTNREEL; encoded by the exons ATGGACCAAAGAGATCTGCAAGGATCAAATCTCTCATGGAGTTTTGCCG ATATTTCAGTTATAAGCAGCAGTAACCACCGTCCAG AAGACTTCAGTGCATCGAAAATGTCTACACCGTGGTGTCTGTTGTTTCTGCTCGGATCTGTGACTTTCACGTGGGGTCTGGAAGACGGGCCAAGAGTTAGAACACCCCTTGGTGCCGTCAAGGGACGTTATAAGCTCGCCGGTAATGGAAGACAGTACGAGGCCTACGAAGGCATCCCTTACGCGTTGCCTCCGATAGGAAAGCTTCGATTCAAG CCTCCTCATCGTTTACCTCCCTGGGTGGGCGAACTATCTGCAACAAAGTTCGGTTCTCGATGCTTGCAATACACCCAAACGCCCCAACCACCGCAATACGAAAAGGTAATCGGTGCCGAGGACTGTCTCTATTTGAACGTTTACGTGCCAGCCCATGAGAGAACGACCACCAAACCGATGCCGGTGATTTTCTGGATACACGGGGGGGCATTCCAGTTCGGTAGCGGGCAGGATATGGGCGCTAAATATCTTATGGATTATGACGTCGTGGTTGTTACAATCAATTACCGTCTGGGTATATTAG GTTTCCTTAGTACAGAGAACGAAGTAGTTCCCGGTAACATGGGACTGAAGGATCAAAGTATGGCTCTGAGATGGGTGTCGGAAAACATCGAGTGGTTCGGTGGTGACCCAAAGAAGGTGACTTTGGCCGGTTTAAGCGCGGGTGGCGCGAGCGTTCATTACCACTACTTATCGCCCATGAGTGCTGGTCTTTTCCAAG GTGGTATTTCAATCAGTGGTACAACTTTTGACTGTTGGACACAGGCAGAAAATATGTTGGAAAAGTCCAAACGCGTGGCAGCCCTTATGGGTTGCCCTACAGGTAATACAAGGGAAATGGTACGGTGTTTGAGATATCGCCCGCCTACAGCTATGGTTGAATCCACTAGTGAATTTATG CGATTTTATTATAATCCGTTCACGCCATTCGGACCAGTTCCGGAAAGATACGGAGATGAACCGTTCATCGATCGTACACCTGTTGAAATCGTGAGTAGTGGCGACGTTCATGATATTCCTTGGATTACTGGAGTGACCAGCGAAGAAGGATTGTATCCAGTTGCAG aatttgtCGCTATACCGGAAGCCTTGAAAACCTTGGAAGACAATTGGGATGTTCTCGCGCCAGATTTTCTCGATTATAATTACACTTTACCTAAAGAGAAACACGTTGAAGTTGCTAGACTCAtcaagaaacaatattttggaacaaaaaaaattgatgaaacgaCAACGAAACCTTTGATAAAAGTAGCCGGTGATCGGTTTTTCGTTGTTGACAGTGAAAAAGCTGCCAGAATGCAAGCTAGCGTTAATAAGCAGCCCGTTTGGTATTACTATTTCTCGTACAGAGGCGCACATAGTTTGAGCGAATACGAGAGTAAATCTACTACTAATTATG GTGTGTCTCATGGGGATGATGCATTCACTGTTTTGGATACTCCTTATTTCGATGCCACAACAACACTGAATGATCGTAAAATGCAACAACTTTTGATCGAGTTATGGATATCATTTGCAACTAATGG AGTCCCAAATATGGGAGGCATAGAATGGCCTAGATTAAATCCAAACGAAAAGGCACTTAATTACTTGCACATAGCTGGACCAGACAAAATCTCTATGGAGAGTGATGCAAACTTTGGACAGAAAGATTTTTGGAACTCTAtcaaattcaatgaaaatgtattaagCAGTCCATCTGATGGACGTACAAACAGagaagaattataa
- the LOC128881553 gene encoding carboxylic ester hydrolase-like isoform X2 — protein sequence MDQRDLQGSNLSWSFAEDFSASKMSTPWCLLFLLGSVTFTWGLEDGPRVRTPLGAVKGRYKLAGNGRQYEAYEGIPYALPPIGKLRFKPPHRLPPWVGELSATKFGSRCLQYTQTPQPPQYEKVIGAEDCLYLNVYVPAHERTTTKPMPVIFWIHGGAFQFGSGQDMGAKYLMDYDVVVVTINYRLGILGFLSTENEVVPGNMGLKDQSMALRWVSENIEWFGGDPKKVTLAGLSAGGASVHYHYLSPMSAGLFQGGISISGTTFDCWTQAENMLEKSKRVAALMGCPTGNTREMVRCLRYRPPTAMVESTSEFMRFYYNPFTPFGPVPERYGDEPFIDRTPVEIVSSGDVHDIPWITGVTSEEGLYPVAEFVAIPEALKTLEDNWDVLAPDFLDYNYTLPKEKHVEVARLIKKQYFGTKKIDETTTKPLIKVAGDRFFVVDSEKAARMQASVNKQPVWYYYFSYRGAHSLSEYESKSTTNYGVSHGDDAFTVLDTPYFDATTTLNDRKMQQLLIELWISFATNGVPNMGGIEWPRLNPNEKALNYLHIAGPDKISMESDANFGQKDFWNSIKFNENVLSSPSDGRTNREEL from the exons ATGGACCAAAGAGATCTGCAAGGATCAAATCTCTCATGGAGTTTTGCCG AAGACTTCAGTGCATCGAAAATGTCTACACCGTGGTGTCTGTTGTTTCTGCTCGGATCTGTGACTTTCACGTGGGGTCTGGAAGACGGGCCAAGAGTTAGAACACCCCTTGGTGCCGTCAAGGGACGTTATAAGCTCGCCGGTAATGGAAGACAGTACGAGGCCTACGAAGGCATCCCTTACGCGTTGCCTCCGATAGGAAAGCTTCGATTCAAG CCTCCTCATCGTTTACCTCCCTGGGTGGGCGAACTATCTGCAACAAAGTTCGGTTCTCGATGCTTGCAATACACCCAAACGCCCCAACCACCGCAATACGAAAAGGTAATCGGTGCCGAGGACTGTCTCTATTTGAACGTTTACGTGCCAGCCCATGAGAGAACGACCACCAAACCGATGCCGGTGATTTTCTGGATACACGGGGGGGCATTCCAGTTCGGTAGCGGGCAGGATATGGGCGCTAAATATCTTATGGATTATGACGTCGTGGTTGTTACAATCAATTACCGTCTGGGTATATTAG GTTTCCTTAGTACAGAGAACGAAGTAGTTCCCGGTAACATGGGACTGAAGGATCAAAGTATGGCTCTGAGATGGGTGTCGGAAAACATCGAGTGGTTCGGTGGTGACCCAAAGAAGGTGACTTTGGCCGGTTTAAGCGCGGGTGGCGCGAGCGTTCATTACCACTACTTATCGCCCATGAGTGCTGGTCTTTTCCAAG GTGGTATTTCAATCAGTGGTACAACTTTTGACTGTTGGACACAGGCAGAAAATATGTTGGAAAAGTCCAAACGCGTGGCAGCCCTTATGGGTTGCCCTACAGGTAATACAAGGGAAATGGTACGGTGTTTGAGATATCGCCCGCCTACAGCTATGGTTGAATCCACTAGTGAATTTATG CGATTTTATTATAATCCGTTCACGCCATTCGGACCAGTTCCGGAAAGATACGGAGATGAACCGTTCATCGATCGTACACCTGTTGAAATCGTGAGTAGTGGCGACGTTCATGATATTCCTTGGATTACTGGAGTGACCAGCGAAGAAGGATTGTATCCAGTTGCAG aatttgtCGCTATACCGGAAGCCTTGAAAACCTTGGAAGACAATTGGGATGTTCTCGCGCCAGATTTTCTCGATTATAATTACACTTTACCTAAAGAGAAACACGTTGAAGTTGCTAGACTCAtcaagaaacaatattttggaacaaaaaaaattgatgaaacgaCAACGAAACCTTTGATAAAAGTAGCCGGTGATCGGTTTTTCGTTGTTGACAGTGAAAAAGCTGCCAGAATGCAAGCTAGCGTTAATAAGCAGCCCGTTTGGTATTACTATTTCTCGTACAGAGGCGCACATAGTTTGAGCGAATACGAGAGTAAATCTACTACTAATTATG GTGTGTCTCATGGGGATGATGCATTCACTGTTTTGGATACTCCTTATTTCGATGCCACAACAACACTGAATGATCGTAAAATGCAACAACTTTTGATCGAGTTATGGATATCATTTGCAACTAATGG AGTCCCAAATATGGGAGGCATAGAATGGCCTAGATTAAATCCAAACGAAAAGGCACTTAATTACTTGCACATAGCTGGACCAGACAAAATCTCTATGGAGAGTGATGCAAACTTTGGACAGAAAGATTTTTGGAACTCTAtcaaattcaatgaaaatgtattaagCAGTCCATCTGATGGACGTACAAACAGagaagaattataa